CCCTCACGCTCTTCGGCCTCACCCTGGCCACGGGCCTGGTGGTGGATGACGCCATCGTCGTCATCGAGAACATCGAGCGGCTGATGGTGGAGCGGAAGCTGTCGGCCGTGGAGGCCGCGCGCGAGGGCATGAAGGAGGTGGCCGGCGCCGTCGTCGCCATCTCCATCGTGCTGGTGGCGGTGTTCGTCCCGGTGGCGCTCGTGCCCGGCACCACCGGCGCCATCTACCGCCAGTTCGCGCTCACCATCGCCGCGTCGGTGGCCCTGTCCACCTTCTGTGCCTTCACCCTCACGCCCGCGCTGTCCGCACGGATGCTCCAGCACCACCACGGGGAGAAGTGGATCTTCTTCCGCTGGGTGGACCGGGCGCTCGACGCCACGCGGAGCGTGTACGGGCGCAACCTCCGCCGGCTGCTGAAGCGCCCGCTCCTCGTCCTGGCGGCGTTCCTCCTGTGCATCGGTGTCACCGGGGTGCTCCTCCGGGTGACGCCCACGGGCTTCATCCCCGACGAGGACCAGGGCTATCTCATCGTCACCGTGCAGGGGCCGGAGGGCATGTCCCTCAGCCAGACGGAGCAGGTGATGGCGGAGGTGGAGGCGGTGCTGAAGGCCCAGCCGGAGGTGCGCGCCATCTTCGCCAATGGCGGCGCCTCGCCGGTGGGTGCGGGCTCCAACGTCTCCGGCATCTTCGTGGCACTGGCACCGTGGGAGGAGCGGACGGGGAAGGACCAGTCGGTGGCCGCGGTGGTGGAGCGGCTGCGGGGGCCGCTGGGCCGCATCGGCGAGGCACGCGTGGTGCCCTTCCAGCCGCCCGGTATCCGGGGCGTGGGCAGCCTGGGCGGCTTCCAGTTCGTCGTCGAAGACGTCGCCGGCACCGCCTCGCTGGACGAGCTGGCGGCGGCCACGCAGGCGCTGGTGGCCCGGGGCAACGAGCAGGGCCTGCTGCGTGGCGTCTCCACCGGCTTCAACGCGGATACCCCCCTGTTGGACGTGGAGGTGGACCGGCAGAAGGCCAAGGCGCTCGGGGTGCCGATTGAGCAGATCTTCGGCACGCTGCAGGTCTACATGGGCAGCCAGTACGTCAACGACTTCAACTACGCCAACCGCACCTACCGCGTCTATGTGCAGGCCGAGCAGCAGTTCCGCGACAGCCCGCGGGACATCGGCGCCTTCTACGTGCGCAGCGACACCGGAGACATGATTCCGCTGGAGTCGCTGGTGAAGGTGGAGCCGACGGTGTCCGCCCAGGTCATCCGGCACTACAACCTGTTCCGTTCCGCCGAAATCAATGGCCAGGCCGCGCCGGGCGTCTCCTCCGGAGAGGCCATGGCGGCGATGGAGGCCCTGGCCCGCGAGCATCTGCCGCAGGGCATGAGCGCGGAGTGGACGGGCATCAGCCTGGAGCAGCGGCAGAGTGGACGGCAGACGCTCATCATCTTCGGGCTCGGGCTGCTGTTCGTCTTCCTGGTGCTCGCGGCGCAGTACGAGAGCTTCCTCCTGCCGCTGGTCGTCATCCTCTCGGTGCCGCTGGCCGTCATGGGCGCGCTGGGACTGCAGCTGGCGCGCGGCTTCGCCAACGACGTGTTCTGCCAGGTGGGGCTCGTCATGCTGGTGGGCCTGGCCAGCAAGAACGCCATCCTCATCGTCGAGTTCGCCGAGCAGCTGCGGGCGACGGGCAGGAATGCCGTCGACGCGGTGGTGGAGGCGGCCGAGGTGCGGCTGCGGCCCATCCTGATGACGTCGATTGCCTTCCTCCTCGGCGTGGTGCCGCTGATGACGGCCTCGGGCGCGGGCGCGGCGTCGCGCAACTCGCTGGGCACGGCGGTGTTCGGCGGCATGCTGGTGTCCACGGTGGTCAACTTCGTCTTCATCCCCGGCCTCTACGTGCTGATGCAGAAGCTGCGCGGGGAGGCGAAGCGGACCGTCGGCCTGGTGGCACCTCCGGCGCCCTCCCACTGAAGGAATGGCAGGGGTGGAACGGACCGTGCCATCGTTCGCGGCCCATGACGACCGTGAGCCTGACGCCCGAGCCCCCGTCCACGCCTGCTGCCGTGTTCGCCGGCCTGCTGACCCAGCTGGCGGAGGCGGGGCGAGCACCCTCGGAGGCGCCCGCGTCTCCGTCGACGCCCGAGGCCCTGGCGGTGGCCCTCTTCGAGGTGGCGGCGCGGGCGGGCGTGGCGCTGTTCTCCGTCTGGGCGGAGGAGGCCTACGCCGCGGCCGGGGCCGACGGTGACGTCGACGGCGACGAGGGTGGGGGCGCGGTGCCCGAGCCACGCGTCGACGCTGGCATCTCACTCTTCTTCGACACCGAGGCCTCCGCGGAGCAGGTCGCGGTGAGGCAGTCCATGGCCTCCACGCTGTATCGGCCGCTCGGGCAGGCGCTGGCGGCGCACGCGAGGCGTGGCGAGGACCCGAAGCTGCCCCAGCGCGGCGTCGTGTCCTTCCCGGCGGGCGCGGTGGACCCGGACCTGGAGTTCCGGGTGTCGTTCCGGGACCACGCGCTGGGCACGTGGACCTCGGCGCTGGCGAGGGACCGGGAGACGCGCCTGGCCTTTCCCAGGGTCACGTCGCTGCCGCTCCCGGCGGACGCGGGGGCATTCCTCGAGGCGTACTTCCGCGGGCCGAGCGGGGCGCTCTTCCAGGGCCAGCCGGTGCTGCTCACGGGCGCCTCCAGGACGGGGCGCAGCACGACCCTGCGCGCCCTCATGGATGCGCTGCCCGACAGCGTGCGCGCGCTGGCGGCGGTGGAGGAGCCGAAGGGCGTCACGGGCGGCGCCATCGGCAGGGTGAGGGTCGGGCAGGGGATGGCCCTGGTGCAGGTGGTGCGTTCGTTCTTGCGGCAGGACCCCGACTTCATCTTCGCGGACGAGGTGCGTACGCTGGAGGAGCTGCAGCTGCTCTGCAATGGC
Above is a window of Pyxidicoccus xibeiensis DNA encoding:
- a CDS encoding efflux RND transporter permease subunit gives rise to the protein MFIDFFIRRPVFAIVCSILLTLAGAIAIPSLPIAQYPDLASPQVTVSASYVGASAEVVESAVTIPLEQELNGVEGMRYITSSSSNNGTSSVTVTFEPTRDIEVAAVDVQNRVSRAASRLPAQVNQAGITVNKASSQILLSVALFSSDDRYDTKFLSNYADVNLKDAIKRVRGVGDVQIFGERKFSMRVWLDPTELARRKLTPQDVTRALQEQNLQVAAGQVGQPPSAVDQPYQLAVRARGRLVEPGEFGDIVLMRENDGKSVRVKDVARVELGAESYNTLLRFRGQQAVGIAIFQLPTANALEVRDAVYAELERLSQQFPPNMEFKAGTDTTLAVRATLEGVVQTLVEAIALVILVIFVFLHGWRSVLITAFTLPVSLVGTFAFVQLMGFSINTLTLFGLTLATGLVVDDAIVVIENIERLMVERKLSAVEAAREGMKEVAGAVVAISIVLVAVFVPVALVPGTTGAIYRQFALTIAASVALSTFCAFTLTPALSARMLQHHHGEKWIFFRWVDRALDATRSVYGRNLRRLLKRPLLVLAAFLLCIGVTGVLLRVTPTGFIPDEDQGYLIVTVQGPEGMSLSQTEQVMAEVEAVLKAQPEVRAIFANGGASPVGAGSNVSGIFVALAPWEERTGKDQSVAAVVERLRGPLGRIGEARVVPFQPPGIRGVGSLGGFQFVVEDVAGTASLDELAAATQALVARGNEQGLLRGVSTGFNADTPLLDVEVDRQKAKALGVPIEQIFGTLQVYMGSQYVNDFNYANRTYRVYVQAEQQFRDSPRDIGAFYVRSDTGDMIPLESLVKVEPTVSAQVIRHYNLFRSAEINGQAAPGVSSGEAMAAMEALAREHLPQGMSAEWTGISLEQRQSGRQTLIIFGLGLLFVFLVLAAQYESFLLPLVVILSVPLAVMGALGLQLARGFANDVFCQVGLVMLVGLASKNAILIVEFAEQLRATGRNAVDAVVEAAEVRLRPILMTSIAFLLGVVPLMTASGAGAASRNSLGTAVFGGMLVSTVVNFVFIPGLYVLMQKLRGEAKRTVGLVAPPAPSH
- a CDS encoding ATPase, T2SS/T4P/T4SS family; this translates as MTTVSLTPEPPSTPAAVFAGLLTQLAEAGRAPSEAPASPSTPEALAVALFEVAARAGVALFSVWAEEAYAAAGADGDVDGDEGGGAVPEPRVDAGISLFFDTEASAEQVAVRQSMASTLYRPLGQALAAHARRGEDPKLPQRGVVSFPAGAVDPDLEFRVSFRDHALGTWTSALARDRETRLAFPRVTSLPLPADAGAFLEAYFRGPSGALFQGQPVLLTGASRTGRSTTLRALMDALPDSVRALAAVEEPKGVTGGAIGRVRVGQGMALVQVVRSFLRQDPDFIFADEVRTLEELQLLCNGALTGHAMVCVLEAATPEDGYAWMTEAMPGMPMQSLLVHHTRDATTGALTMSLHETQPTEDGGALRVVPWTPAPPVRT